DNA sequence from the Salvia splendens isolate huo1 chromosome 19, SspV2, whole genome shotgun sequence genome:
GGAGAGGccatatatatttcaaattCCTCTAATATGGATATAACTAAAAAAACATTTGTTTTGTGCATTTactctacaaacaaaacaagaTTTCAAGTTTTGGATTGAGCCTGAATCAATCTAGATAGAACAGAGTAACAATCTTCCGCATGTTCTTCGCCTCTTGACACGTCTCCATGAGCAACCTACTGTCATGAAAGGCGAAACAGATGACCTGCTGCACTTGAGATATGATGTCCATGTTACACAACCTGCAACAAAGTTTTGCGAATTCACACGAGTGAATTCTTGATTGCGAGATTCACTTGTAGATGGGAGCTAGACGAGTAGTATCAATGAAAAAAGTACTACCTGCTAGCCTCTATCAATGGAAGATGATCGTTGTAAGGCTTCTCTATCACATGTTTTACCTGTAAACCAAAGAAAAGAAGACGACACAGGATTTCGAAATTAATTTCTACACAGCTTTAAAGTAGATGAACATAAAAGGAATCACAATAGCACTTTCATGTTTATAGGAGACATCAAGGAGAAGCGAAAACACAATATTTAAAAGAACATTATGCCAAAATTATTGATTTCTGCAAATTTAGCATCAACCATATTTCCAGATGACCAGTTCTTACTTTGGAAAGTAGCTCCTGACTCTCTGGAGGCTGCTTTTTCAAACTTTGCGGAAGTATCACAGTTAGCAGCTCTGGTTTTTCAGCTCGAAGAGCTCCTCTAATAACAGCAGCATTAGTCCCCGAAGCTCCTGAAGTGAAGATATGGTTTTTCTAGAAAGAAAGCAATGGAAAATACACACAATTAAATTCATCAGGAGATCAGTAGAGCATATGAGATTGAAATAAAGATCTTTAAGTAATGGGATGCCAAGTGTTTGGTTTTGGGGTATCGCATATGAATAAGGATTTTCATTTAGAGGCTAAATCATGTTTGGAAATTGTGCCATTATACCGTAAAAAGAAAACAAGTTAAGGAGTAAAAGGTTTGGATTAACGATGCATATATGTAATACTTGAATATATTTTGAGGACATACAGTTATGACAAGTGCGTAGCTGAGAATCTCGATGAGTTCTTGGTGCATAAACCCCATGTTTCGTGTGCCAAAGAAACCAATTGCTCTGGGGCCTTGTTGTTGAATTGCTAGTAATTCCTGTATTTAAAACAAAACAGTCCATTTTTATATGTTTGATGTATTTTAATCACTAAAGAGCAAACAAAATCCTGATTTGAATCATCTGATAAGAGTGTACGGCACAGTTGCATCATGATTTTGAGTGCTCTTCTGCTCAGATCTAGTTAAGACACTACTCATTTTGCATGTATCGATAGAAAGTTATTTTAATCAAACTAGGCGACCGAAATAGATaaattatgattaaaaaaaaagatatgcaaCAAGAACTACACTTGTGTTTAGTCTCAAAGGTAGGGATTCTTTACAAGTTCATACTTCATAGTCAAGGTAGTTATCATTTATAACAAACTAGAGTCATGGTCATAAATCATGATTAGTACCAGAATTTCATTAAACTGCACGGCACAAATTCCACTTTCGAAAAACTGAGGTATATATTTATCGTTCAAGTATGTTCACGTAACAAATTGCAATCTTATGTCACCAATGAgatattatttattactatgaGCCAACAAATAGTTTCTCAGTTTATATATAAAGTCATATCCACAAAAGGCTTAGACAAGGGATTTCAGTAACTCTTTTAGTGGGATAATCATAATTACATGATTGGACTATGCATACATGTCTTGTTAGAACCAAAACATGCTTGATTCACACATCTATAGTAGAGGGTAAAAATTGACAACCAACTAAAATATGATAAGCAAAAAATCCatatgagagagaaatagataGCAACGTAAACATAAcaagaattttaaaaatcaatacAGCAAA
Encoded proteins:
- the LOC121779906 gene encoding uncharacterized protein LOC121779906 isoform X1 — translated: MTTPSLRPPHFESFRLPHFTTAIPITATATSFTHFVPLSSPSLGHGRFSPSCYCSLPRKKLLFGYDGVQQSIGEFVEGDKNEIQMLGSDEEVSTQIPTQAQSIVEGSGAVMVSEYRPAPDVDYLQELLAIQQQGPRAIGFFGTRNMGFMHQELIEILSYALVITKNHIFTSGASGTNAAVIRGALRAEKPELLTVILPQSLKKQPPESQELLSKVKHVIEKPYNDHLPLIEASRLCNMDIISQVQQVICFAFHDSRLLMETCQEAKNMRKIVTLFYLD
- the LOC121779906 gene encoding uncharacterized protein LOC121779906 isoform X2 encodes the protein MLGSDEEVSTQIPTQAQSIVEGSGAVMVSEYRPAPDVDYLQELLAIQQQGPRAIGFFGTRNMGFMHQELIEILSYALVITKNHIFTSGASGTNAAVIRGALRAEKPELLTVILPQSLKKQPPESQELLSKVKHVIEKPYNDHLPLIEASRLCNMDIISQVQQVICFAFHDSRLLMETCQEAKNMRKIVTLFYLD